From a single Syngnathus scovelli strain Florida chromosome 2, RoL_Ssco_1.2, whole genome shotgun sequence genomic region:
- the b4galt3 gene encoding beta-1,4-galactosyltransferase 3 isoform X1, producing MACCGRSLGSPCTLALLVGFQFAFVLYFSLGGFKGLVSVLVHTTEQEFDYSRPHDVYTNLSHLRAPPPPPRNAGTGPPVTGPPLASCQIVSPLLVGPVSVHLSSPLTLEEIRIKNPLVLPGGHYRPPDCAPRHHTAIVVPYRNRQTHLRALLYHLHPFLQRQQIHYSIYIVQQWGNGTFNRAKLLNVGVREALRDEEWSCIFLHDVDLLPENDHNTYTCHKQFPTHLSVAMDKFKYRLPYPQYFGGVSAVTPDQYMKMNGFPNQYWGWGGEDDDIAARVRLSGMKIVRPPVAVGHYKMIRHRGDQGNEQNPHRFDLLKRTRLNWRSDGFNSLTYELLSKEEEPLYTNLTVNIGEEPHHPQGKTATPVHLRSASKTEATDNHEPKSPESKRPVVLNVTVTRPDGMKAEAPQTKAAIEMTQEKAKVHASHL from the exons ATGGCCTGCTGCGGGCGCTCTCTGGGTTCCCCGTGCACACTGGCCTTGCTGGTGGGCTTCCAGTTTGCCTTTGTGCTCTATTTCTCCCTTGGGGGCTTCAAAGGTTTGGTGTCCGTCTTGGTGCACACCACAGAGCAAGAGTTTGACTATTCGCGACCCCACGACGTCTACACCAACCTCAGTCATCTGAGAGCACCGCCTCCCCCACCTCGCAATGCTGGCACTGGACCTCCTGTGACGGGGCCACCACTAGCAAGCTGCCAGATTGTGTCCCCTCTGTTAG TTGGGCCCGTATCTGTCCATCTTTCCTCACCTCTGACATTGGAGGAGATCAGAATAAAGAACCCATTGGTGTTGCCAGGCGGACACTACCGTCCTCCAGACTGTGCACCCCGGCACCACACTGCCATCGTGGTCCCATACCGAAACCGGCAGACTCACCTCCGTGCTCTCCTCTACCACCTCCATCCTTTCCTGCAGAGGCAACAAATCCACTACAGCATCTATATCGTACAGCAG TGGGGGAATGGTACATTCAACCGAGCCAAGCTGCTGAATGTCGGTGTGCGGGAAGCCCTTCGAGATGAGGAATGGAGCTGCATCTTCCTCCATGATGTTGACCTGCTGCCTGAGAACGACCACAATACctacacttgccacaagcagttTCCAACACACCTGTCTGTGGCCATGGACAAGTTCAAATACAG GCTACCATACCCACAGTATTTTGGTGGGGTTTCTGCAGTGACTCCAGACCAGTACATGAAGATGAACGGCTTCCCCAATCAATATTGGGGCTGGGGGGGAGAGGATGACGATATTGCGGCAAG AGTGCGTCTGTCTGGCATGAAAATTGTGCGCCCCCCAGTGGCCGTTGGTCATTACAAAATGATCAGGCATAGAGGAGACCAAGGGAATGAGCAAAACCCACACAG ATTTGACCTCCTGAAAAGGACCAGACTCAACTGGCGCTCTGACGGCTTCAACTCCCTGACTTATGAACTCCTCTCTAAAGAAGAGGAACCTCTCTACACTAACCTCACTGTCAACATCGGAGAAGAGCCCCACCACCCTCAGGGTAAAACGGCCACCCCCGTGCATCTACGTAGCGCCTCCAAGACGGAAGCCACAGATAATCATGAGCCCAAGTCTCCAGAGAGTAAAAGACCTGTGGTCCTAAATGTCACTGTGACAAGACCTGATGGCATGAAGGCAGAAGCTCCTCAAACAAAGGCAGCTATTGAAATGACCCAGGAGAAAGCAAAAGTGCATGCGTCTCACCTGTAG
- the b4galt3 gene encoding beta-1,4-galactosyltransferase 3 isoform X2, whose amino-acid sequence MACCGRSLGSPCTLALLVGFQFAFVLYFSLGGFKGLVSVLVHTTEQEFDYSRPHDVYTNLSHLRAPPPPPRNAGTGPPVTGPPLASCQIVSPLLVGPVSVHLSSPLTLEEIRIKNPLVLPGGHYRPPDCAPRHHTAIVVPYRNRQTHLRALLYHLHPFLQRQQIHYSIYIVQQWGNGTFNRAKLLNVGVREALRDEEWSCIFLHDVDLLPENDHNTYTCHKQFPTHLSVAMDKFKYRLPYPQYFGGVSAVTPDQYMKMNGFPNQYWGWGGEDDDIAARFDLLKRTRLNWRSDGFNSLTYELLSKEEEPLYTNLTVNIGEEPHHPQGKTATPVHLRSASKTEATDNHEPKSPESKRPVVLNVTVTRPDGMKAEAPQTKAAIEMTQEKAKVHASHL is encoded by the exons ATGGCCTGCTGCGGGCGCTCTCTGGGTTCCCCGTGCACACTGGCCTTGCTGGTGGGCTTCCAGTTTGCCTTTGTGCTCTATTTCTCCCTTGGGGGCTTCAAAGGTTTGGTGTCCGTCTTGGTGCACACCACAGAGCAAGAGTTTGACTATTCGCGACCCCACGACGTCTACACCAACCTCAGTCATCTGAGAGCACCGCCTCCCCCACCTCGCAATGCTGGCACTGGACCTCCTGTGACGGGGCCACCACTAGCAAGCTGCCAGATTGTGTCCCCTCTGTTAG TTGGGCCCGTATCTGTCCATCTTTCCTCACCTCTGACATTGGAGGAGATCAGAATAAAGAACCCATTGGTGTTGCCAGGCGGACACTACCGTCCTCCAGACTGTGCACCCCGGCACCACACTGCCATCGTGGTCCCATACCGAAACCGGCAGACTCACCTCCGTGCTCTCCTCTACCACCTCCATCCTTTCCTGCAGAGGCAACAAATCCACTACAGCATCTATATCGTACAGCAG TGGGGGAATGGTACATTCAACCGAGCCAAGCTGCTGAATGTCGGTGTGCGGGAAGCCCTTCGAGATGAGGAATGGAGCTGCATCTTCCTCCATGATGTTGACCTGCTGCCTGAGAACGACCACAATACctacacttgccacaagcagttTCCAACACACCTGTCTGTGGCCATGGACAAGTTCAAATACAG GCTACCATACCCACAGTATTTTGGTGGGGTTTCTGCAGTGACTCCAGACCAGTACATGAAGATGAACGGCTTCCCCAATCAATATTGGGGCTGGGGGGGAGAGGATGACGATATTGCGGCAAG ATTTGACCTCCTGAAAAGGACCAGACTCAACTGGCGCTCTGACGGCTTCAACTCCCTGACTTATGAACTCCTCTCTAAAGAAGAGGAACCTCTCTACACTAACCTCACTGTCAACATCGGAGAAGAGCCCCACCACCCTCAGGGTAAAACGGCCACCCCCGTGCATCTACGTAGCGCCTCCAAGACGGAAGCCACAGATAATCATGAGCCCAAGTCTCCAGAGAGTAAAAGACCTGTGGTCCTAAATGTCACTGTGACAAGACCTGATGGCATGAAGGCAGAAGCTCCTCAAACAAAGGCAGCTATTGAAATGACCCAGGAGAAAGCAAAAGTGCATGCGTCTCACCTGTAG
- the bgnb gene encoding biglycan b — translation MQSSCSFLLLLCVAQLLCPSVALPFEQKGFWDFALDSLDIDMKAMMKDEEEGSAIEELPPPDMPMCPFGCQCRLKVVQCSDLGLSEVPSNIPPDTRFLDLQNNHISELRENDFKGLTNLYGLSLRNNYISKVHPRTFIPLQSMQKLYFSKNLLTSIPKNLPASLVEIRIHENQIRKVQSGAFSGLGSMNCIEMGGNPIQNSGFEPGAFKGLTLNFLRISDSRLTGIPKDLPDSLHELHLDHNQIQAVELEDMKRYKNLFRLGLSFNHIRNIEGGSLAFIPRLRELHLDNNQLSTVPKGLPDMKYLQVVYLHNNNIAKVDLNAFCPKGAGTKRAFYHGISLFSNPVNYWEVQPATFRCVSDRMAVQFGNYKK, via the exons ATGCAGTCCTCTTGCTCCTTCCTGCTCTTACTATGCGTGGCCCAGCTGCTCTGCCCGTCTGTTGCCCTGCCGTTCGAGCAGAAAGGCTTCTGGGATTTTGCCCTGGACAGTCTGGACATTGACATGAAGGCCATGATGAAGGATGAGGAAGAAGGATCAGCCATTGAAGAGTTGCCCCCTCCCGACATGCCCATGTGTCCCTTCGGCTGCCAGTGTCGACTCAAAGTGGTCCAGTGCTCTGACCTCG GTCTGAGTGAGGTGCCAAGTAATATCCCTCCTGACACCAGGTTCCTGGATCTTCAGAACAATCATATCAGCGAACTGAGAGAGAATGACTTCAAGGGCCTCACCAATTTATAT GGATTATCTCTGAGGAACAACTACATCTCCAAGGTCCACCCCAGGACATTTATCCCTCTCCAGAGCATGCAGAAGCTCTACTTCTCCAAGAATCTGCTCACCAGCATCCCCAAGAACTTGCCTGCCTCCTTGGTGGAGATTAGGATCCACGAAAATCAGATCAGGAAGGTGCAATCTGGTGCTTTCTCAGGACTGGGCAGCATGAACTGCATAG AGATGGGAGGAAACCCTATCCAGAACAGTGGTTTTGAACCTGGTGCCTTCAAGGGCCTGACACTTAACTTTTTGCGCATATCAGACAGCAGACTGACTGGCATACCCAAAG ATCTCCCAGACAGTCTCCATGAGCTTCATCTTGACCACAATCAGATCCAGGCTGTGGAACTGGAGGACATGAAACGCTACAAGAATCTGTTCAG GTTGGGCCTAAGTTTCAATCACATCCGCAACATTGAGGGTGGAAGTCTTGCTTTCATACCGAGGCTCAGAGAACTGCACCTTGATAACAATCAACTCTCCACTGTTCCCAAAGGCCTCCCAGATATGAAATACTTGCAG GTGGTGTACCTCCATAACAACAACATTGCCAAGGTGGATTTGAATGCCTTCTGTCCTAAAGGAGCAGGAACTAAGAGAGCTTTCTACCATGGCATCAGTCTCTTCTCCAACCCTGTCAATTACTGGGAGGTGCAGCCTGCAACATTCCGCTGCGTCAGTGACCGAATGGCTGTCCAGTTCGGAAACTACAAAAAGTAG